The following proteins are co-located in the Acropora palmata chromosome 11, jaAcrPala1.3, whole genome shotgun sequence genome:
- the LOC141858920 gene encoding phosphatidylserine synthase 2-like isoform X1: MGKPKDRGDAKGHNVEVHDHTEVRANEYDKTDDRPFSINCEWDIKQTQQFSDDGTNTYFWRAHTVTVLIVMLCVLVYVGAFEQPHSDREYNTKRGLIACILVFLLFGVTQTRDGPFKRPHPAFWRLILCLSVVYELSLIFLLFQTVDNARLLLKYLDEDLGTPLPEQSYGEDCRLYTPGHPKGAFHNFLEKCDVFLPSHFFGWWAKALILRDYWLITVISVLFEVLEYSLEHQLPNFSECWWDHWIMDVLVCNGLGAYCGMKTVEYLGNKPYHWRGLWNIPSYSGKLKRMAEQFTPYSWTSYNWKATKSLRRWLAVCGIAAMFLIAELNLFYLKFILWIPPPHFLMQSRLALYLGIGAVALNETFRYMDDPTCKRFGQQAWVVSAIVATEVLICVKFGWETLSLPLPLHVAAFWSLFFGIWFVWTVWNFWPSIIGGFRTRREADDKTSDVNSSSERSKQE; this comes from the exons ATGGGGAAACCGAAAGATCGAGGTGACGCGAAAGGACATAACGTCGAAGTCCATGACCATACGGAGGTCAGAGCGAATGAGTATGACAAAACAGACGATCGCCCTTTCAGCATAAATTGCGAGTGGGATATTAAACAGACTCAGCAATTTTCTGACGATGGAACAAATACATATTTCTG GCGGGCACATACTGTCACTGTATTGATAGTGATGTTATGTGTTCTGGTTTATGTTGGTGCATTTGAACAACCCCACAGTGACCGTGAATACAACACCAAGAG GGGACTGATAGCTTgcattttggttttcttgttatttgGTGTGACGCAGACTAGAGATGGTCCATTTAAGAGGCCCCACCCAG CATTCTGGCGTCTCATTCTTTGCTTGAGTGTTGTTTATGAATTATCTCTTATATTCCTGTTATTTCAG ACAGTTGATAATGCCAGACTTTTATTAAAGTATCTCGATGAAGACTTAGGAACACCACTGCCAGAGCAGTCATACGGAGAGGACTGCAGATTGTACACTCCAGGACACCCAAAGGGAGCCTTTCACAATTTTCTA gaAAAGTGTGATGTGTTCCTACCATCTCATTTCTTTGGTTGGTGGGCAAAG GCTCTCATTCTTCGTGATTACTGGTTGATAACTGTAATAAGTGTTCTCTTTGAAGTCTTGGAATACTCCCTGGAGCATCAATTACCAAATTTCAGTGAATGCTGGTGGGACCAT TGGATTATGGATGTTCTTGTCTGCAATGGTTTAGGGGCTTATTGTGGAATGAAAACTGTTGAGTACTTAGGAAATAAG cCTTATCATTGGAGAGGTTTATGGAACATTCCATCGTACAG TGGTAAACTCAAAAGAATGGCGGAACAATTTACTCCATATTCCTGGACATCTTATAACTGGAAAGCCACTAAAAGTCTCAGAAGATGGCTCGCAGTGTGCGGAATTGCAGCCATG tTTCTCATAGCTGAACTAAACTTGTTTTACCTCAAGTTCATTTTATGGATTCCGCCTCCCCATTTTCTCATGCAATCTCGTTTGGCGCTGTATCTCGGAATTGGAGCTGTTGCACTCAACGAGACATTCCGATACATGGATGACCC CACCTGCAAGCGATTTGGACAGCAGGCATGGGTCGTTTCTGCCATTGTAGCTACAGAAGTGCTCATTTGTGTTAAATTTGGCTGGGAGACCCTTTCTTTACCGCTCCCGTTGCACGTGGCTGCCTTTTGGAGTCTTTTCTTCGGTATATGGTTCGTGTGGACAGTTTGGAATTTTTGGCCTTCTATCATTGGTGGGTTTAGAACACGCCGGGAGGCAGACGACAAAACGAGTGATGTCAACTCTTCAAGCGAACGATCAAAACAGGAGTGA
- the LOC141858920 gene encoding phosphatidylserine synthase 2-like isoform X2, whose translation MLCVLVYVGAFEQPHSDREYNTKRGLIACILVFLLFGVTQTRDGPFKRPHPAFWRLILCLSVVYELSLIFLLFQTVDNARLLLKYLDEDLGTPLPEQSYGEDCRLYTPGHPKGAFHNFLEKCDVFLPSHFFGWWAKALILRDYWLITVISVLFEVLEYSLEHQLPNFSECWWDHWIMDVLVCNGLGAYCGMKTVEYLGNKPYHWRGLWNIPSYSGKLKRMAEQFTPYSWTSYNWKATKSLRRWLAVCGIAAMFLIAELNLFYLKFILWIPPPHFLMQSRLALYLGIGAVALNETFRYMDDPTCKRFGQQAWVVSAIVATEVLICVKFGWETLSLPLPLHVAAFWSLFFGIWFVWTVWNFWPSIIGGFRTRREADDKTSDVNSSSERSKQE comes from the exons ATGTTATGTGTTCTGGTTTATGTTGGTGCATTTGAACAACCCCACAGTGACCGTGAATACAACACCAAGAG GGGACTGATAGCTTgcattttggttttcttgttatttgGTGTGACGCAGACTAGAGATGGTCCATTTAAGAGGCCCCACCCAG CATTCTGGCGTCTCATTCTTTGCTTGAGTGTTGTTTATGAATTATCTCTTATATTCCTGTTATTTCAG ACAGTTGATAATGCCAGACTTTTATTAAAGTATCTCGATGAAGACTTAGGAACACCACTGCCAGAGCAGTCATACGGAGAGGACTGCAGATTGTACACTCCAGGACACCCAAAGGGAGCCTTTCACAATTTTCTA gaAAAGTGTGATGTGTTCCTACCATCTCATTTCTTTGGTTGGTGGGCAAAG GCTCTCATTCTTCGTGATTACTGGTTGATAACTGTAATAAGTGTTCTCTTTGAAGTCTTGGAATACTCCCTGGAGCATCAATTACCAAATTTCAGTGAATGCTGGTGGGACCAT TGGATTATGGATGTTCTTGTCTGCAATGGTTTAGGGGCTTATTGTGGAATGAAAACTGTTGAGTACTTAGGAAATAAG cCTTATCATTGGAGAGGTTTATGGAACATTCCATCGTACAG TGGTAAACTCAAAAGAATGGCGGAACAATTTACTCCATATTCCTGGACATCTTATAACTGGAAAGCCACTAAAAGTCTCAGAAGATGGCTCGCAGTGTGCGGAATTGCAGCCATG tTTCTCATAGCTGAACTAAACTTGTTTTACCTCAAGTTCATTTTATGGATTCCGCCTCCCCATTTTCTCATGCAATCTCGTTTGGCGCTGTATCTCGGAATTGGAGCTGTTGCACTCAACGAGACATTCCGATACATGGATGACCC CACCTGCAAGCGATTTGGACAGCAGGCATGGGTCGTTTCTGCCATTGTAGCTACAGAAGTGCTCATTTGTGTTAAATTTGGCTGGGAGACCCTTTCTTTACCGCTCCCGTTGCACGTGGCTGCCTTTTGGAGTCTTTTCTTCGGTATATGGTTCGTGTGGACAGTTTGGAATTTTTGGCCTTCTATCATTGGTGGGTTTAGAACACGCCGGGAGGCAGACGACAAAACGAGTGATGTCAACTCTTCAAGCGAACGATCAAAACAGGAGTGA